The following are from one region of the Neurospora crassa OR74A linkage group III, whole genome shotgun sequence genome:
- a CDS encoding pre-mRNA-splicing factor cwc15: MTTAHRPTFDPAKGKEALRGPAYHQRLLPAYTQLKFRKPGQGGVAGASEERDTRDLRAELLAAEEAHKAKLRGGPALTSGDDDVDNEKAGTKRPLALTGGDHNKEEEDQEAKRRRILELTREIDADDSSDDVDDDDADADDADAKSPKAQKNQDDDDASSDSSDSDSDSDSDSDDEEAELQRELERVRRERQEKREREELERQKAEEEQREKDIALGNPLLNKPDFTVKRRWDDDVVFKNQARGVDDRNKKKEFVNDLLRSDFHRRFMSKYVR; this comes from the exons ATGACCACAGCTCACAGACCTACCTTCGACCCG GCCAAAGGCAAAGAAGCCCTCCGCGGTCCCGCCTACCACCAGCGTCTCCTACCCGCCTACACCCAGCTCAAGTTCCGCAAGCCCGGCCAAGGCGGCGTTGCGGGGGCATCTGAAGAGCGCGACACGCGCGACCTGCGCGCTGAGCTGCTGGCTGCCGAGGAGGCGCACAAGGCCAAGTTGAGGGGCGGACCTGCTCTTACCTCTGGTGATGACGATGTCGATAACGAGAAGGCGGGAACCAAGCGCCCATTGGCTTTGACGGGCGGTGATCACaacaaagaggaggaagaccaAGAAGCGAAGCGACGAAGGATATTAGAGTTGACGAGGGAGATTGATGCGGATGATTCTtctgatgatgttgatgacgacgacgcgGATGCCGATGACGCCGATGCCAAATCACCAAAAGCCCAGAAGAACcaagatgacgacgacgcctCTTCAGACTCCTCCGATTCTGATtccgactccgactccgactcagacgacgaagaagccgAACTCCAGCGGGAACTCGAGCGCGTGCGTCGCGAGCGTCAAGAGAAGCGCGAGCGCGAGGAGCTTGAGCGCCAAAAGGCCGAAGAAGAACAGCGCGAGAAGGACATAGCGCTCGGGAACCCGCTGCTGAACAAGCCGGACTTTACGGTCAAGAGGAGGTGGGACGACGACGTGGTCTTCAAGAACCAGGCGAGGGGTGTGGACGATaggaataagaagaaggagtttgTCAATGATTTGTTGAGGAGCGACTTCCATAGGCGGTTTATGAGCAAGTACGTTCgttga
- a CDS encoding U3 small nucleolar RNA-associated protein 10, translating into MSSLASQLAQIAANSRSTLNTKVLKAAHSKSLIFEPRVAATQTYPEIYSICLEGFEELCNLDSRFTKFTQSLWSPQSQEADRTQMSAAENAALDKHVEAFLHLCGSRLRLMPTIKAIEWLIRRFRVHEFNTAALIATFLPYHTIPAFVTLLSILPANIPKEYRFLDPYIRSLTAPPRAAIVQQATNRPELLTAISQYTLDSCKYQMEYPGLISFWGGVMVEATNGLLDKYRSGRRSIQIENDNALMQQLGPVLSDAMVMKSSPGLQIASYMVVTILAAKGGLADNALTAFMDQLVHGWTPETMRPGLVTLCIISQHRSAKQLSARVTKALLKVPEVASVMNEIGKDHRVDKLANGLALALVDRLHKKGDVRSLPVVNSLLLGNVLREKQIKVVYKSLLVAAHRINDQVDQDGAIRKELGTVLVSLSQAGGEVGDIVRATIDEVDFDIDALELTLGASIRPKLAVEDAPEAAAEDNNTPKVDKEAQVAQNFEKLSKLKPQTASCFAEEPLDLLEELYSLFLSVAANESNLQKFDEAPVLSRPQAPTKLFYASFYMRLWCGSLPTLAKVAALDRVKNLLKDEEFATLDFQAVVPYAIVALSDPAKKVRRAAAELVTVLGSFYETKPSKARRVWGSEGLYAKNAAVNWLDFDATKSLIHSVLIPSLEESILHEDHILAALTNALESSKSKDGDKKHLSHSTRFAIFKFLSSHVVGTPLIAVKLRLLQSLNQIKSISGTSRTDLLLSLLQWWARLSEAEAQQLLAREAVDEASVNNAFVDVVIANNEAGLRLIFELIRDSNVITRNGLVQSLFSRVQKIWSSMKAETQFSTARALLTLSQAVHPTSSEPDVIATEATDVLHKVELTTDILLDFLESLYDDIKKATEKPATKRRRVGSSEKSVDSQSPADVSASLSKATFVLELVQESEPAKHPELLPSLFTTLSELQHLRTVVGSELGYLQSLVLSSLLAMMPAYKDSKELTIDPAAGHGDILASCIQRSSSPTVINAALLLVASLARTAPDVVLHSVMPIFTFMGSSVLKQADDYSAHVVNQTVKEVIPPLIETFRKSRRNLVASTAELLTSFVVAYEHIPSHRKQDLFITLIENLGPEDFLFAVLAMFVDKYGATDNMLAFTTQIIGSFSVEIQLQTLIKHLDLISDIFKPKPVLSAALLAKVDSNSEQDVVKLATKQLTLLPKLLVNRRLRHEISGLAEKDDMESVKIRELYAQLLEGVLTLAGTVKPKKDTLYTRCAEALSNLLNLLSIAEFIKSVEALLDRPNVILRQKVLRALERRVDSESINNPKSREALLAFLPQLTAVIRESDDMNYKHTAVNCVDKIAEKYGKKDLDAVAAAAATIAGDSCLGQPSQELRVMALLCLASLVDVLQDAIVPVLPIAIPKALGCLEESIKAEKPDGALHNAAYAFMAALAQHIPYMISGAYLDRLLVCSNASAAAGLNEECRDSRTDCLQFVAKLIEGKVLFTALEKNWANAASSGYLALEEYLHVLGTALDKHPKSSIAKNTTLFTGIFLNAFDLRRSGVLSSTQELEKIELLINETSLKMIYKLNDAAFRPMFSHLMEWSTTGLPKSDLAGKAQRQVSTYGFLQHFFENLKSIVTSYASYIIDSAVKILSAPLTSDDVLKTLRSRVLRTLTKCFEHDQDGFWQAPAHFNAVAPVLVAQFGHAAGADNCTNDLVLAVVELAAAADSKEHHKEINSALLKHLRSEQAAVRLAVIKCEQELTARLGEEWLQSLPEMLPFISELQDDDDEVVERENRRWIVGIEETLGESLDNMLQ; encoded by the exons ATGTCGTCTTTGGCCTCCCAGTTGGCCCAGATCGCTGCCAACTCGCGGTCGaccctcaacaccaaggTCCTCAAGGCCGCCCACTCCAAGTCCCTGATCTTCGAGCCCCGCGTTGCCGCTACCCAGACATACCCCGAGATCTACTCGATATGCCTCGAAGGCTTTGAGGAGCTGTGCAACCTTGATTCGCGCTTCACCAAGTTCACCCAGTCGCTATGGAGCCCACAAAGCCAGGAGGCCGACAGGACACAGATGAGCGCCGCTGAGAATGCCGCCCTCGATAAGCATGTCGAGGCCTTCCTCCACCTGTGCGGCAGCAGGTTGCGTCTCATGCCCACCATCAAGGCCATCGAGTGGTTGATCCGCCGGTTCCGCGTTCATGAGTTCAACACGGCTGCTCTCATCGCGACCTTCCTCCCATACCATACCATCCCGGCCTTTGTGACCTTGTTGTCCATCCTGCCCGCCAACATCCCCAAGGAGTACCGCTTCCTCGACCCCTACATCCGCTCTCTGACCGCGCCCCCTCGCGCCGCCATTGTTCAGCAAGCGACGAACCGCCCCGAGCTGCTTACCGCCATCTCCCAGTACACTCTTGACTCTTGCAAGTACCAGATGGAATACCCTGGCCTCATCTCCTTCTGGGGTGGTGTCATGGTTGAAGCCACCAACGGTCTGCTCGACAAGTACCGTTCCGGCAGGAGAAGCATCCAGATCGAGAACGACAACGCTCTCATGCAGCAGCTTGGCCCGGTCCTCAGCGATGCCATGGTCATGAAGAGCTCTCCCGGTCTCCAGATTGCCAGCTACATGGTTGTGACGATTCTGGCTGCCAAGGGCGGTCTTGCCGACAACGCTCTTACGGCCTTTATGGACCAGCTTGTCCACGGCTGGACGCCTGAAACGATGCGTCCTGGTCTCGTCACCCTCTGCATCATCTCCCAGCACCGCTCCGCCAAGCAGCTTTCTGCCAGAGTCACCAAGGCCCTCCTCAAGGTTCCTGAGGTTGCCTCCGTTATGAACGAGATTGGCAAGGACCACCGAGTCGATAAGCTGGCCAACGGCCTAGCGCTTGCCTTGGTCGACAGACTCCACAAGAAGGGCGATGTTCGCAGCCTGCCTGTGGTCAACTCGCTGCTCCTTGGCAACGTCCTCCGGGAGAAGCAGATCAAGGTCGTCTACAAGTCTCTATTGGTTGCCGCCCACAGAATTAACGACCAGGTTGATCAGGATGGCGCAATTCGCAAGGAGCTTGGCACTGTTCTGGTCAGCTTGTCCCAGGCTGGTGGTGAGGTTGGCGATATCGTCCGTGCTACTATCGACGAAGTTGACTTCGACATTGATGCTCTCGAGTTGACTCTTGGCGCCTCCATTCGCCCCAAGCTCGCCGTTGAGGATGCGCCCGAGGCCGCTGCTGAGGACAACAACACTCCAAAAGTCGACAAGGAAGCCCAAGTCGCGCAGAACTTCGAGAAGCTCTCCAAGCTCAAGCCCCAGACTGCATCGTGCTTTGCCGAGGAGCCTCTTGATCTTCTCGAGGAGCTTTACTCGCTCTTCTTGTCTGTCGCTGCCAACGAGAGTAACCTCCAGAAATTCGACGAGGCCCCTGTTCTCAGCCGCCCCCAGGCCCCTACCAAGCTCTTCTATGCCAGCTTCTATATGCGTCTGTGGTGCGGTTCTCTCCCGACTTTGGCCAAGGTTGCTGCTCTTGACCGTGTCAAGAACCTCCTGAAGGATGAGGAGTTCGCCACGTTGGACTTCCAGGCCGTCGTTCCCTATGCCATTGTTGCTCTCAGCGATCCTGCCAAGAAGGTCCGTCGTGCCGCTGCCGAGCTGGTCACCGTTTTGGGATCTTTCTACGAGACCAAGCCCAGCAAGGCCCGCCGTGTATGGGGTTCTGAGGGTCTCTATGCCAAGAATGCTGCTGTCAACTGGCTAGACTTTGATGCCACCAAGTCGCTCATCCATTCCGTCCTCATTCCTTCTCTCGAGGAGTCCATCCTTCACGAGGACCACATCTTGGCTGCCCTCACCAACGCCCTGGAGAGCTCCAAGTCCAAGGACGGCGATAAGAAGCACCTGTCCCACTCTACCAGATTTGCCATTTTCAAGTTCCTTTCTAGCCATGTTGTTGGAACACCGCTGATTGCTGTCAAGCTGAGACTTCTGCAGTCGCTTAACCAGATCAAGAGCATCTCCGGTACTTCTAGAACCGACCTGCTCCTTTCTCTCTTGCAATGGTGGGCCCGCCTGTCCGAGGCTGAGGCTCAGCAGCTCCTCGCACGGGAAGCTGTGGATGAGGCGTCTGTCAACAACGCCTTCGTTGATGTCGTCATCGCCAACAACGAGGCTGGTCTCAGGCTGATCTTCGAACTCATCCGCGATTCCAATGTTATCACCCGCAACGGGCTCGTCCAGTCGCTCTTCAGCCGCGTCCAGAAGATCTGGTCTTCCATGAAGGCTGAGACTCAGTTCTCCACCGCTCGCGCTCTGCTCACTCTTTCTCAAGCCGTTCACCCTACCTCTTCCGAGCCAGACGTTATTGCCACCGAGGCTACTGATGTTTTGCATAAGGTTGAGCTGACTACTGATATCCTGCTTGACTTCCTCGAGTCTCTTTACGATGATATCAAGAAGGCTACCGAGAAGCCGGCGACCAAGCGCAGACGTGTTGGCTCTTCCGAGAAGAGCGTCGACTCGCAGAGCCCTGCCGATGTTAGTGCCAGTCTCAGCAAGGCCACCTTTGTTCTCGAGCTTGTTCAGGAGTCGGAGCCTGCCAAGCATCCCGAGCTGCTTCCCAGTCTCTTCACCACCCTTTCCGAGCTTCAGCACCTCCGTACTGTTGTTGGCTCTGAACTTGGTTACCTCCAGAGCCTGGTTCTCAGTAGTCTGCTTGCCATGATGCCGGCCTACAAGGACAGCAAGGAGCTCACTATTGACCCCGCGGCTGGTCACGGTGACATCCTTGCCTCCTGTATCCAGCGGTCTTCCAGCCCCACTGTCATCAACGCTGCTCTGCTGCTGGTTGCCAGCCTGGCTCGCACTGCGCCTGATGTTGTCTTGCACAGCGTTATGCCCATCTTCACTTTTATGGGCAGCTCTGTCCTCAAGCAGGCTGATGATTACTCTGCTCATGTTGTCAACCAGACCGTGAAGGAGGTCATTCCTCCTTTGATCGAGACCTTCCGCAAGAGCAGGAGGAACCTGGTTGCCAGCACTGCCGAGCTTCTCACCAGCTTCGTTGTTGCCTACGAGCACATTCCTTCTCACCGCAAGCAGGATCTCTTCATCACTCTTATCGAGAATCTTGGACCCGAGGACTTTCTCTTTGCTGTCCTTGCCATGTTTGTTGACAAGTATGGCGCTACTGATAACATGCTTGCTTTCACTACACAAATTATCGGCTCCTTCTCGGTGGAAATCCAGCTTCAGACCCTCATCAAGCATTTGGATCTCATCAGCGACATTTTCAAGCCCAAGCCTGTCCTCTCCGCTGCTTTGCTCGCCAAGGTTGACTCCAACTCCGAGCAGGATGTTGTGAAGCTTGCTACGAAACAGCTTACCCTCCTCCCGAAGTTGCTTGTCAACCGTCGGCTGAGACACGAGATCTCTGGATTGGCGGAGAAGGATGATATGGAGTCCGTGAAGATCCGCGAGCTCTATGCCCAACTCCTCGAGGGCGTCCTCACCCTGGCTGGTACCGTTAAGCCAAAGAAGGACACTCTTTACACGCGCTGCGCCGAGGCGCTCTccaacctcctcaacctgCTCTCCATTGCCGAGTTCATCAAGAGTGTTGAGGCTCTTCTTGACCGTCCTAACGTCATTTTGCGCCAGAAGGTCCTCCGTGCCTTGGAGCGCCGCGTGGACAGCGAGAgcatcaacaaccccaaaTCGAGGGAGGCTTTGCTTGCTTTCTTGCCCCAGCTAACGGCTGTTATCCGCGAGTCGGACGACATGAACTACAAGCACACCGCTGTCAACTGCGTCGACAAGATCGCCGAGAAGTATGGCAAAAAGGATCTCGATGCcgttgccgctgctgccgccaccATTGCCGGCGACAGCTGTCTTGGTCAGCCGTCTCAGGAGCTCCGTGTCATGGCTCTTCTTTGCCTTGCCTCTCTCGTGGATGTTTTGCAGGATGCTATCGTCCCTGTCCTGCCTATTGCCATCCCCAAGGCTCTTGGCTGCCTCGAGGAGAGCATCAAGGCCGAGAAGCCCGATGGTGCACTGCATAACGCTGCCTATGCCTTCATGGCCGCTCTCGCTCAGCACATTCCTTACATGATCTCGGGTGCCTACCTTGACAGACTCCTTGTCTGCTCCAACGCTTCTGCTGCCGCTGGTTTGAACGAGGAATGCCGCGACAGCCGGACCGACTGCCTCCAGTTTGTCGCCAAGCTCATCGAGGGCAAGGTACTCTTCACTGCCCTGGAGAAGAACTGGGCCAatgctgcttcttctggaTACTTG GCTCTTGAGGAGTACCTCCACGTTCTCGGCACCGCTCTGGACAAGCACCCCAAGTCCTCCATCGCCAAGAACACCACCCTCTTCACTGGCATCTTCCTCAATGCCTTTGATCTTCGTCGCAGCGGCGTCCTCTCATCTACCCAGGAGCTGGAAAAGATCGAGCTCCTCATCAACGAGACCTCTCTCAAGATGATCTACAAGCTCAACGATGCCGCCTTCCGCCCCATGTTCTCCCACCTTATGGAGTGGTCCACCACCGGCCTACCCAAGTCCGACTTGGCCGGCAAGGCCCAGCGCCAAGTCAGCACCTACGGCTTCCTGCAGCACTTCTTCGAGAACCTCAAGTCCATCGTTACCTCGTACGCCTCGTACATTATCGACTCGGCTGTCAAGATTCTTTCTGCGCCCCTTACTAGTGACGACGTCCTCAAGACTCTCCGCTCCCGCGTCCTTCGCACTCTCACCAAATGCTTTGAGCACGACCAGGACGGCTTCTGGCAGGCGCCCGCCCACTTCAACGCCGTCGCGCCCGTACTGGTTGCGCAATTCGGCCACGCCGCTGGCGCTGACAACTGCACCAACGATTTGGTGCTTGCCGTTGTCGAGttggctgctgccgccgacaGCAAGGAGCATCACAAGGAGATCAACTCGGCGCTGCTCAAGCACCTGCGGTCGGAGCAGGCGGCCGTCAGGTTGGCGGTCATCAAGTGCGAGCAGGAGCTCACTGCTAGACTGGGTGAGGAGTGGCTCCAGAGCTTGCCGGAGATGTTGCCATTCATTAGCGAGCTgcaggatgatgatgacgaggttgtggagagggagaacaGGAGATGGATTGTGGGCATTGAGGAGACGCTTGGTGAGAGCTTGGATAATATGTTGCAGTAA
- a CDS encoding nuclear export protein Noc3 — MSSHPSKRRKLTEGGQSSDGAATSDVKIQKQFFKSAQSWNLEEDYENRPRKGKKKKEKKVADATKLPIRVAEGTWVTQEEEDAEIASDAEWLESEGEEAPEEEEAQPEPEAPKIPEREQIRRAQEEMAKIATQLNEDPEEHPGAFKALAKIGESDLLAIKKLAIVVQMTVYKDVIPGYRIRPASEDVAKEKLSKDVKRLRVYEQAMVTGYYQYIKTLAALAGGSIRDKSKQPISSIALTCACTLLNAVPHFNFRGELLKILIKKLSYRNIDKDFIKCRTALETLFHEDEDGQPAMEAISVLTKMMKARNYQVDESILNLFLHLRLLSEFSGKASRDTVEKQDDGSVKKPKQKKEFRTKRERKLLKEQKEAEKVMAHADAAVSYEERERMQSETLKMVFASYFRILKMRIPNLMGACLEGLARYSHLINQDFFGDLLEALKDLIRYSEKDANKEDESDDENKEEEEDEDDEHEFVRDTSREALLCTVTAFALLEGQDAHNARSDLHLDLSFFITHLFQSLLSLSVNPDLELGAQSLQLQNSVRRNNRINLQTTTVLLVKCLSGILLPPWNIRSVAPLRLAAFTKQLMSGSLQVPEKSAQALLGLLADVLHTHGRKISSLWNTEERKGDGTYKPLAATVEGSNPFASTVWEGELLRRHYCPKVRESVKELEKSIKSIK, encoded by the coding sequence ATGTCTTCCCATCCTTCCAAGCGGAGGAAGCTGACCGAGGGAGGCCAGTCCTCGGACGGCGCAGCAACCAGCGACGTCAAAATTCAAAAGCAGTTCTTCAAGAGTGCACAGAGCTGGAACCTCGAGGAGGACTATGAGAACCGCCccaggaaaggaaagaagaagaaggagaagaaggtcgcCGATGCCACGAAACTGCCCATCAGAGTTGCCGAGGGAACCTGGGTGACgcaggaagaggaagacgccGAGATTGCGAGCGATGCCGAGTGGTTGGAGagtgaaggggaggaggcccctgaggaggaggaggctcagCCCGAGCCAGAAGCACCCAAGATTCCCGAGCGTGAACAGATCAGGAGAGCCCAGGAGGAAATGGCCAAGATCGCAACGCAGCTCAATGAAGACCCAGAGGAGCATCCGGGTGCTTTCAAGGCGCTCGCCAAGATTGGAGAGTCGGACCTTCTcgccatcaagaagctcgCCATTGTTGTCCAGATGACCGTCTACAAGGATGTCATTCCCGGCTACAGGATAAGACCGGCTTCGGAGGATGTTGCCAAAGAGAAGCTGTCCAAGGATGTCAAGCGGCTACGCGTCTATGAACAGGCCATGGTGACCGGCTACTACCAATACATCAAGACCCTTGCTGCCCTCGCCGGTGGATCGATTCGCGACAAGTCCAAGCAGCCCATTTCCAGCATCGCCCTTACCTGCGCCTGCACCCTTTTGAACGCAGTACCGCACTTCAACTTCCGCGGTGAGCTTCTCAAGATTCTCATCAAGAAGCTGAGCTACAGAAATATCGATAAAGACTTTATCAAGTGCCGGACCGCTCTCGAGACCCTGTTtcacgaggatgaggatggtcaACCCGCCATGGAGGCCATTTCAGTACTCACAAAGATGATGAAGGCTCGTAACTACCAGGTTGACGAGAGCATCCTGAACCTGTTCCTCCACCTGCGTTTGCTTAGCGAGTTTTCCGGAAAAGCTTCCAGAGACACGGTGGAGAAGCAGGACGATGGGTCGGTCAAGAAGccgaagcagaagaaggagttCCGCACCAAGCGTGAGCGCAAGCTTCTtaaggagcagaaggaggcTGAAAAGGTCATGGCCCACGCCGACGCAGCTGTGAGCTACGAGGAGCGAGAGCGGATGCAGTCCGAAACGCTCAAGATGGTTTTCGCCTCGTACTTCCGCATCCTCAAGATGCGTATTCCCAACCTCATGGGTGCCTGTCTTGAAGGTCTCGCCAGATACTCCCACCTGATTAACCAGGACTTTTTTGGTGATCTCCTTGAGGCCCTAAAAGACCTGATCCGCTACAGTGAAAAGGACGCCAACAAGGAGGACGAGTCGGACGACGAGaacaaggaagaggaagaggatgaagacgacgagcACGAATTCGTTCGTGACACCAGCCGCGAAGCCCTCCTCTGCACCGTCACCGCCTTTGCTCTTCTCGAGGGCCAAGACGCCCATAACGCCCGCTCGGACCTTCACCTCgatctctccttcttcatcacccacctcttccagtccctcctctctctctccgttAACCCGGATCTTGAACTCGGCGCCCAGTCGCTCCAGCTCCAAAACAGCGTGCGCCGCAACAACCGCATCAATTTGCAGACCACCACCGTCCTGCTCGTCAAGTGTCTCAGCGGCATCCTCTTGCCGCCCTGGAACATCCGCTCCGTGGCGCCGCTCCGTCTGGCCGCCTTCACGAAGCAGCTCATGTCCGGATCGCTCCAGGTGCCGGAGAAGTCAGCCCAGGCGCTTCTCGGCTTGCTCGCCGACGTGCTCCACACGCACGGCAGGAAGATCAGCTCGCTCTGGAATacggaggagaggaagggcgaCGGCACTTATAAGCCACTTGCGGCGACAGTGGAGGGTAGCAACCCATTCGCGTCGACGGTGTGGGAGGGCGAGCTGTTGAGGAGACATTACTGCCCCAAGGTGAGGGAGAGTGTGAAGGAACTGGAGAAGAGCATCAAAAGTATCAAATAG